A genomic segment from Phragmites australis chromosome 6, lpPhrAust1.1, whole genome shotgun sequence encodes:
- the LOC133921982 gene encoding WEB family protein At1g75720-like produces the protein MVMEATAASAASRAEVDTSRPFQSVREAVVVFGERYAGDGGSSSNASSESSVKLSASSMMLDCLKKLEADLAEAKCELVQLKQRQSQMEMAMSSLSVQFSNGLDVISGLSKGKEVAVVGAPATGEDDGNGWVRSDRWDESRAEEWMANLEYLPSLSEALTIKMIENDFGERKEGKVKSKKAARKKHKKQKNGISLVGGIFSKKSKSR, from the coding sequence ATGGTCATGGAGGCAACCGCCGCCTCCGCAGCGAGCCGCGCCGAGGTCGACACCTCCCGGCCGTTCCAGTCGGTCCGGGAGGCCGTCGTGGTGTTTGGCGAGCGGTACGCCGGTGATGGTGGCAGCAGCTCCAATGCGAGCAGCGAGTCCAGTGTCAAGCTCAGTGCCTCATCCATGATGCTGGACTGCCTGAAGAAGCTGGAGGCAGACCTGGCAGAGGCCAAGTGTGAGCTGGTGCAGCTGAAGCAGAGGCAGTCCCAGATGGAGATGGCCATGTCCAGCCTGAGTGTGCAGTTCAGCAACGGCCTGGACGTCATCTCTGGCCTCAGTAAGGGGAAGGAGGTTGCCGTCGTCGGCGCACCGGCCACCGGAGAAGACGATGGCAATGGCTGGGTTCGCAGCGACAGGTGGGATGAGAGCCGGGCCGAGGAGTGGATGGCCAATCTGGAGTACCTGCCAAGCCTCTCGGAGGCACTGACCATCAAGATGATTGAGAATGACTTTGGAGAAAGGAAGGAGGGGAAGGTTAAGAGCAAGAAGGCTGCCAGgaagaagcacaagaagcaGAAGAATGGGATCTCGTTGGTCGGAGGCATTTTTTCCAAGAAAAGCAAGTCCAGGTGA